GGCGAGGACCAGGTCCGGGTCCGCCGGGCCGCGATGATCGCCGGACCGGGATCGGTGCCCGCTCCACCTTCCGCTCCACCTCCCGCTCCGGCCGCCCTGACGCTGCCCGCGCAGCAGCTCGCCCCGCCGCAGCCGCAGCCCGCAGCCACCCTCCCGCCGCCGCCTCCGGTCGCAGCGCAGCCCGTGGCGCCGCTGCCCCTGCGGGCGCAGCCGCTCCCGGTCCTCCCGCCGCTGCCGCGACGGCGGGGCCGTACCGGCCTGGTCGTCGGACTCGTCGCGCTCGTGGTCCTGGTGCTCGCGGCCGGAGGAGCCGGGGTCGCCGTGCTCCTCCACGCGCTCAGCAGCGACGACGGGCCCACGACCGCCCGCTCCGGCCCGGGCACCTCGACGCCCACCTCGTCCGCGACCGGCGACGGCACCGGGGACAGCGACGTGCCGACCGACTCCGGCGACGGCGCGGACGATCCGCTCGGCATCGGCTACCCGCACCGCGACCTCGCGTGCGGCAGCGGCTTCATCGTGGTCCTCACCTCCTCCGAGGGGCCCTCCCCCGCCGCGACCGCCGGCGAGGCCCTCGACCGCTTCCCGCGGGCCGGGGGACGCGCCTACCTCGAGCCCGGGCAGTCGTGCCCCAACCTGAGCAACCTCACGAACAAGGTGAACCTCTCGGTCGTGCCCTACCTGGGCCCGTTCCCGGACGCGGTCGGCGCCTGCGAGGCGCGGATGGCCTCGACCGACACGACGACCTACGTGATCGGCGTCGCCGAGGACGCGACGGCGGCGACCTACTGCGCGTGCTCGTACGACGCGGCCGACCTCCCGCCGCTCAACGACGTCGACGACGCCGACCCCGTCGGCAACGACCGGTTCTGGACCCTGGAGCTGCAGTACATGCTCTGGGAGGCCGGCTACAACCCCGACAAGCTGGTGCCCGGGCGCTACGGCGAGCGGACGGTCGCCTTCGTCCGCGCCCTGCAGGCCGACCACGACCTCACCACGACCGGCGCGCTCGACGCCGCCACCTGGACCGCCCTGCAGGACCGGGTCTGCCCGTGAGGAGCGGACCCGACCGGATCGACCGGCGGGGCTTCCTCGGCACGCTCGCAGTGGCGACGGTCGTCTCGGCGTGCGGAACCGGCGCTCCCGCCGGGCCCGGACCGGGCCCGACGTCGGGCCCGCCCAACGTGCCCCTGACGGTTCCCCCCTCTCCTGCAGGCACCGCCACCGCCGCTCGCCCACGCCGCTCGCTGCTGGACGTGCGCTTCGCCGAGGCGCACCGCTCCCACCCCGTCGAGCTGGTGGCTCCCGGCTTCGTCCTCGTCGACCTCGTCGTCGGCGACCGGGTCGCGGGCGAGTCCCGCGAGGAGGTGGCGCTGCCCGCGCCGTTCGTCGGGATCGAGGTCGAGGTGGACGACCCCGGCGACGCCACCCTCGTCGCCGGCCTCACGTCCGCCGACCGGCGGACCGGGGTGCACGTGGCGCTCGACCCGCACCGGGGCGAGGCCGAGCTCGTGCTGGTCGTCGAGGGCCGCGCGTCGTCGTTGGCCAGCGAGCGGGTGAGCCTGCCCGGCGCTGCGTTCACGCTCGGCTTCGTGCTGTGCGAGAACCGGGCGACCGCGTTCGTCCGGTCCGGGAAGGGCGGGTGGCAGGTGCTGGTCTCGGGGCGGTCGGGGATCGCCGACCGGCTCGACCTCCGCGACCCGCGGACCCTGGCCACGATGGGCGCACACTGGGGAGCACGCTGGGGCGCCTGCCGGGTCTCCCGGGTCCGCGCAGGGCTGTTCGGCATGACCGGCCTTCGCGATCCCCACCTCGTGCAGCACGCCGACGGCCGCCCGTACGTCGAGGGCGGGCGGCACTTCGTCACCTGGACCTGCGCCGGGCCGGGCTTCTTCCAGCAGGCGCACTGGGGTGTGTTCGCCCTCGATCCCGCCGACCCGGCGGCGATGGAGCAGGTCGCACAGATCTACACGCGGCGTGACGGCCTGCTGCTGGGCGACCACGCCGGGCAGCTGGTCCGCGACGGCGACCGGTGGCTGGTCGCGAACACGTCGTGGGGCGACTTCGACGGCTCGGGGGTGCACGTCCGGGCCACGACGAGCACGGCCGACCTGCTGCACGGCGTCCACGTCATCGAGACGACCCCCGTGGCCCTGCCCACCGACCTCGACACCTGGGACCCCTCGCTGACCCGCATCGACGGGGCCTGGCAGTGGGCGTACGTCGAGAGCCCCTCCCAGTCGCCGTTCGACTTCCACCCCGCGCTGGCGCGCACCGGTGCGGCCGACCCGTTCACCGCGCTCACCGCGGTCGCATCGGACCGCGGCCGGCACCAGACCGAGGGCACCGTCCTGGTCCGCGACACCGACCGCTGGCTGCTGCTGGCGAGCGACGGCGACGCCCGGGAGTACCCGGTCTACGACCTCCGGTTGCGCCGCGTCGGGCGCCTGGCTGCGCCGTACGGCTCCAACATCCCGCACCCGCAGGTCCTCGTCGGCGACGACGGCCGCTGGCTGATGGTCACCTTCGACGGCACGAACCCGTTCGCCGACCGGCTGGGGTACGGCGGGCACGGCGACGTCGTCGTGCTCCGCGAGCGTTGAGCCGGGCGGCTCAGCGGGCCCGGCGCCGCAGCAGCATCCGCATCCAGCCGGCCACCTGCCACATGGTCGGCTCGGCCGCGTCGAAGACGTCGGCGTGCCGCCAGTAGCCGTGCACCTGCCCGAGGTAGCGGGTGCCGACCACCTCGACGCCGGCCTCGGCGAGGCGGAGCACGAGGTGCTCGCCCTCGTCGCGCAGCGGGTCGTGCTCGGCGGTGGTGACCAGGGTCGGGGGCAGGGTGCCGAGGGCGTCGGAGAGGAGCGGGGCCAGGTCGGGGTGCTCGAGGTCCGCCGGGGTGGCGGCGTACTGCTGCCAGTACCAGGCCGCCTCCGCGGGCTCGAAGCCGTCGGCAGCGGTCCGGTAGGAGTCGAAGGATGCGCTCGGGTCGAGGAACGGGTAGACGAGCGCGACGCCCGTGAACCGACCGGGGTGGCGCAGCGCGGCGACCAGGGCGAGGTTGCCGCCTGCGCTGTCTCCGTGCACGAAGGTCTGCAGTCCGGCCAGGTCGGGGTGGTCGTCGAGCCAGCGCACCGCGGCGGACAGGTCGTCGGGCGCCGCGGGGAACGGGTGCTCGGGTGGACGCCGGTAGTCGACGCTGAGCACCGCCACCCCGGAGATGTCGGCGAAGCGCCGCACGGCCGCGTCGTGGACCTCGATGTCGTTGAGCACGAACCCGCCGCCGTGCGCGTGGACGACCACGGCGTCGTAGCCCTCCGGGAGGTAGAGCCGGGCCGGTACGCCGCCGGCGTCGACGTCGCGCACCTCGGCGACGTCCGGCCGTGGCTGGGTGGCTGCGGCGGCACGGGCGCGCTCGCGCTCGGCGGCGATGTCGAAGGCGGGGTCGGTGACGGCGAGCTCGCCGGCGGCGTTGGCGACCGCGGCGCGAGCCTGGGGGTGGAGGGCCATGCCCGCACCCTAGGGAAGCCTCAGACGATGTCGATGCGCACGGTGTCGACGACCGGTTCGTAGCCGAGCGCCTGGTAGAGCGCGTTCGAGGTCGGGTTGGCCTGGTCGGTGAACAGGATGACCCGGTCGCCGCGCTCGCGCAGCAGCCGCGACACCTCGGCGACGGCGGCAGCCGCCCAGCCCCGGCGGCGCTCCTCCTTCGGCGTGTAGACCGGGCCGATCCGGCTGACGCCGTAGGCGGGCGGGTTGGCGCCGATCAGGTGCACCGCCCGGCCCTCGGCGTCCTCCCAGAACCAGAGCACCTCCTCGGCGAGCTTGCGCCGGACGTCGTCGATGTCGAACGCCGCGGCCTCGCCGTCGTGCCCCGCGAGGCGGCCGGCCTGCTCGTCGGCGTCGGCGAAGAACTGCTGGACCCAGGCGAGGGCGTGCTCGGCCTCGTCCGCACGAACGGGGCGCAGCCGTCCCGGGACCGGACGCGGCGCGACGAGGGTGCCGAGCTCGAACAGCCGGTGGTGCACGCCGTTGACGACCTGCCGGCCCGTCCGGTGTGCGATCGCCGCAGCGAACAGGTCGGCCGCGGGCCGCAGCCCGGTGGCTCCCCCGATGTCCTCCCCGCGCGCGAGCACCGCGGCCGACAGCGCCGCAACCGCGTCGTCGGGCATCGCGAGCAGGTAGACGGGGTGGGGCGGGAAGGGCGCCGTCCGCATCGCGATCCCGGAGATCGCGCCGTCGGGACCGGTGACCACCGCGAACCAGCAGTGGGCCAGGCTACCGCGGCCGCTGTCGCGGATCCGCTGGGCGATCGTCGTCACGACGGTGCCGGTCACCGGGTCGTGGGCGAGGTGCTCGCCCGACCGGGCGAGGAACTCCCCCGCGTCCTCGGTGAACCAGACGTCGTACCCGCTGCTCATGGGCTGATCGTCGTCGCCGGGCAGCGCCCGGACAACCGGGTTTCCGTCAGCCGTCGAGCCGGGCCAGCTCCTCCTCGACCACCGTCGGGTCGAGCTTGACGAAGACCGGGGTGGGCTTGGCGACCGCGCGCCCGACCTCGACCGGGTGCCGCTCCCAGGACGGGAAGCCGGTGTAGTCGCCGGTGATGATCGGGTAGCTCCGCTCGGCGTCGTCGAGGTCGGTGACGTCCTCGATGGCCGGCATCGGGGCGATCTCACCGGCGCCGCCGAGTGCCTTGTCCACCTCGTTGGCCGAGAACGGCAGGAACGGGCTGAGCACCAGGTTGAGGTCGGCGACGCACTGCGCCATCACGTGCAGGATCGTGGCGAGCCGCTCCGGGTCGTCCTTGATCTTCCACGGCTCGGAGTCGGAGACGTACTTGTTGACGTCGGCGACCGCACGCATCGCCTCGCCGATCGCCTGCTTCTGCCGGTGCCGGCCGATCAGGTCGCCGACCGTGCCGAACGCGGCCTCGGTGACGGCCAGGACGGCCTCGTCCTCGGCGGACAGCGGGCCGGCGGCGGGGATCTCGCCGAAGTTCTTGGCGATCAGGTTCGCGGTCCGGTTGACCAGGTTGCCCCAGCCGGCGACCAGCTCGTCGTTGGTGCGACGCACGAACTCGGCCCAGGTGAAGTCGGAGTCCTGGCTCTCCGGGCCCGCGGCGGCGACGAAGTAGCGGAAGGCGTCGGGCTGGTAGCGCGCGAGCAGGTCGCGCACGTAGATGACGACCTTCTTCGACGAGGAGAACTTCTTGCCCTCCATCGTCAAGAACTCACTCGAGACGACCTCGGTGGGGAGGTTGAGCTCGCCGTACTGACGCGGCTTGCCGCCCTTGTCGCCCTTGCCTGCGTACGCCAGCAGCTCGGCCGGCCAGATCTGGGAGTGGAAGGTGATGTTGTCCTTGCCCATGAAGTAGTAGGACAGCGCACCCTCGGCGCCCGTGTCGTTCCACCAAGCGCGCCAGGCCTCGGGGTCCCCGGAGCGGCGGGCCCACTCGATCGAGGCGGACAGGTAGCCGATCACGGCGTCGAACCAGACGTAGAGCTTCTTGGTCGGGTTGTCCTGCCAGCCCTCGAGCGGGACCGCGATGCCCCAGTCGATGTCGCGCGTCATGGCGCGGGGGCGGATCTCCTTGAGGATGTTCTTGGAGAACCGGATGACGTTGGGCCGCCACAGGCCGGTGGCCTCGCGCTCGTCGAGCCAGGCCTGCAGCGCGTCGGCCAGCGCCGGGAGGTCGAGGAAGAAGTGCTGGGTCTCGATGAACTCCGGCGTCTCGCCGTTGATCTTCGAGCGCGGGTCGATGAGGTCGTGCGGGTCCAGCTGGTTGCCGCAGTTGTCGCACTGGTCGCCGCGCGCTCCGTCGTACCCGCAGATCGGGCAGGTGCCCTCGATGTAGCGGTCCGGCAGGGTCCGGCCGGTGGAGGGCGAGATGGCGCCGTAGGTCGTCTGCTCGACGAAGTAGCCGTTCTCGTAGACGCCGAGGAACATCTCCTGCACCACGGCGTGGTGGTTGCGCGTGGTGGTGCGCGTGTAGAGGTCGTAGCTGATGCCGAGGCCGACCAGGTCCTCCACGATCAGCCGGTGGTTCTTGTCGGCCAGCTCCTGCGGGGTCAGCCCGGCCTCGTCGGCGGCGATCAGGATCGGCGTGCCGTGCTCGTCGGAGCCGGAGACCATGAGGACGTCGTTGCCCGCCATGCGCTGGTACCGGCTGAAGACGTCGGACGGTACGCCGAACCCGGCCACGTGGCCGATGTGGCGGGGGCCGTTCGCGTAGGGCCAGGCGACAGCGGAGAGGACATGCGTCATGTCCTGAATCCTAGGGTCGCCGGGTTCCCGCCTCCTCAGCGGCGGGACTTCTTGATCCGGCGAGCCGTGCGCAGGCGGATGTCGGGGAGCGCGTCGTACAGGAGCTGGCCGGGGCACTCGGTGTCGTTGGTGTCGCGGTGGCCGTCGATCACGGGCAGGGTGACCCACGTGCCCTTCGGGTGGAGGTCGCTGCCGTGCGAGAGCACCAGCGTGGTCGCCAGCGGGTCACGGTGGTACTTCTTCAGCTTCCACGCGGCGATCTTGGCGACTCCGGCCAGCACCTCCGGCGTGGGCGCGACCTCCTGGTAGCTGCCGAGCACGGCGATCCCGACCGAGGTGTGGTTGAAGCCGAGGGTGTGGGCGCCGCGGGTGTCGCGCTCGCCGTCGGCGCCGCGGCGGCCCGCCCAGATCCGGCCGAACCGGTCGACGAAGTAGTTGTAGCCCACGTCGGACCAGCCGAGGGTCCTCGTGTGGTAGCGGTAGATCGCCCGCAGGATCTTCGGGACCTCACGCCTGCGGTAGTCGTTGCCCGTCGCGGTGTGGTGCACGTGGACCTGCTCCACGGTCCTGACCCGCTTCACCTTGCCCGTGGCCAGGCGCGGGTTGGCGTGCCAGGCCCGGCGGCTGCGGATCCTCGGGCGCAGCGAGCGGTGCCGCTCGGGGCGGGCGTCCACCGTGTCGTGGGGGTCGTGGGGGTCGTGGGGGTCGCCGGCGTGGTCGAGGGGGTGGTCGCCGGGGTCGACCAGGGTGAGCACCGCTCGCTCGACGGCGCCGGTCACCTCGACCTGGACGCCGTCGCTGTCGCCGACCCACAGCGGCTCCGTGCCGGCGCGCGTACGCCGGGCCTCGGCGGTGCCGCGGTCGGGCAGGTCGCGCAGCGTCGGGACACTGCGCCACGGACCCCAGGCGCCACCGGCCCCGCGGACGCGGACGCGCACC
This genomic interval from Nocardioides kongjuensis contains the following:
- a CDS encoding peptidoglycan-binding protein, with amino-acid sequence MEIQHELAELSRTAGPQVFDEAEPFRAAVDDFLTSDSVTTGELNLLVDAVRLRGFARLTEMLDRGAAPAAALDAAAEQLARDRGTTEVAGAGWALAVLGFAVGRVGEDQVRVRRAAMIAGPGSVPAPPSAPPPAPAALTLPAQQLAPPQPQPAATLPPPPPVAAQPVAPLPLRAQPLPVLPPLPRRRGRTGLVVGLVALVVLVLAAGGAGVAVLLHALSSDDGPTTARSGPGTSTPTSSATGDGTGDSDVPTDSGDGADDPLGIGYPHRDLACGSGFIVVLTSSEGPSPAATAGEALDRFPRAGGRAYLEPGQSCPNLSNLTNKVNLSVVPYLGPFPDAVGACEARMASTDTTTYVIGVAEDATAATYCACSYDAADLPPLNDVDDADPVGNDRFWTLELQYMLWEAGYNPDKLVPGRYGERTVAFVRALQADHDLTTTGALDAATWTALQDRVCP
- a CDS encoding twin-arginine translocation signal domain-containing protein, with amino-acid sequence MRSGPDRIDRRGFLGTLAVATVVSACGTGAPAGPGPGPTSGPPNVPLTVPPSPAGTATAARPRRSLLDVRFAEAHRSHPVELVAPGFVLVDLVVGDRVAGESREEVALPAPFVGIEVEVDDPGDATLVAGLTSADRRTGVHVALDPHRGEAELVLVVEGRASSLASERVSLPGAAFTLGFVLCENRATAFVRSGKGGWQVLVSGRSGIADRLDLRDPRTLATMGAHWGARWGACRVSRVRAGLFGMTGLRDPHLVQHADGRPYVEGGRHFVTWTCAGPGFFQQAHWGVFALDPADPAAMEQVAQIYTRRDGLLLGDHAGQLVRDGDRWLVANTSWGDFDGSGVHVRATTSTADLLHGVHVIETTPVALPTDLDTWDPSLTRIDGAWQWAYVESPSQSPFDFHPALARTGAADPFTALTAVASDRGRHQTEGTVLVRDTDRWLLLASDGDAREYPVYDLRLRRVGRLAAPYGSNIPHPQVLVGDDGRWLMVTFDGTNPFADRLGYGGHGDVVVLRER
- a CDS encoding alpha/beta hydrolase, producing the protein MALHPQARAAVANAAGELAVTDPAFDIAAERERARAAAATQPRPDVAEVRDVDAGGVPARLYLPEGYDAVVVHAHGGGFVLNDIEVHDAAVRRFADISGVAVLSVDYRRPPEHPFPAAPDDLSAAVRWLDDHPDLAGLQTFVHGDSAGGNLALVAALRHPGRFTGVALVYPFLDPSASFDSYRTAADGFEPAEAAWYWQQYAATPADLEHPDLAPLLSDALGTLPPTLVTTAEHDPLRDEGEHLVLRLAEAGVEVVGTRYLGQVHGYWRHADVFDAAEPTMWQVAGWMRMLLRRRAR
- a CDS encoding GNAT family N-acetyltransferase is translated as MSSGYDVWFTEDAGEFLARSGEHLAHDPVTGTVVTTIAQRIRDSGRGSLAHCWFAVVTGPDGAISGIAMRTAPFPPHPVYLLAMPDDAVAALSAAVLARGEDIGGATGLRPAADLFAAAIAHRTGRQVVNGVHHRLFELGTLVAPRPVPGRLRPVRADEAEHALAWVQQFFADADEQAGRLAGHDGEAAAFDIDDVRRKLAEEVLWFWEDAEGRAVHLIGANPPAYGVSRIGPVYTPKEERRRGWAAAAVAEVSRLLRERGDRVILFTDQANPTSNALYQALGYEPVVDTVRIDIV
- the metG gene encoding methionine--tRNA ligase; this translates as MTHVLSAVAWPYANGPRHIGHVAGFGVPSDVFSRYQRMAGNDVLMVSGSDEHGTPILIAADEAGLTPQELADKNHRLIVEDLVGLGISYDLYTRTTTRNHHAVVQEMFLGVYENGYFVEQTTYGAISPSTGRTLPDRYIEGTCPICGYDGARGDQCDNCGNQLDPHDLIDPRSKINGETPEFIETQHFFLDLPALADALQAWLDEREATGLWRPNVIRFSKNILKEIRPRAMTRDIDWGIAVPLEGWQDNPTKKLYVWFDAVIGYLSASIEWARRSGDPEAWRAWWNDTGAEGALSYYFMGKDNITFHSQIWPAELLAYAGKGDKGGKPRQYGELNLPTEVVSSEFLTMEGKKFSSSKKVVIYVRDLLARYQPDAFRYFVAAAGPESQDSDFTWAEFVRRTNDELVAGWGNLVNRTANLIAKNFGEIPAAGPLSAEDEAVLAVTEAAFGTVGDLIGRHRQKQAIGEAMRAVADVNKYVSDSEPWKIKDDPERLATILHVMAQCVADLNLVLSPFLPFSANEVDKALGGAGEIAPMPAIEDVTDLDDAERSYPIITGDYTGFPSWERHPVEVGRAVAKPTPVFVKLDPTVVEEELARLDG
- a CDS encoding N-acetylmuramoyl-L-alanine amidase: MNLSDPSLRRRDLATLGAAAAVLPLVGLTAGPAAAVPAAAPAKAGGRLRLRPDEGGVGAALDVALTPDPRVAARGAVLRTAAQSTDRFALLGVTWAAGAGQVRVRVRGAGGAWGPWRSVPTLRDLPDRGTAEARRTRAGTEPLWVGDSDGVQVEVTGAVERAVLTLVDPGDHPLDHAGDPHDPHDPHDTVDARPERHRSLRPRIRSRRAWHANPRLATGKVKRVRTVEQVHVHHTATGNDYRRREVPKILRAIYRYHTRTLGWSDVGYNYFVDRFGRIWAGRRGADGERDTRGAHTLGFNHTSVGIAVLGSYQEVAPTPEVLAGVAKIAAWKLKKYHRDPLATTLVLSHGSDLHPKGTWVTLPVIDGHRDTNDTECPGQLLYDALPDIRLRTARRIKKSRR